The sequence AGTGTCGGAGGCTGTATTTCCCATTCTTTGCCTGAAACATATTATATTAAGTGAGATTTTTCTATTTTAACTATTTTAGAGTTAAAATGAGAAGTTACTGCCATCATCTGCTACAGACATGTAGAAACTTAGAACAGCTTAAGCAAATCCATGCACAAACTTCAACACAAggactccaccatcttcaaaactTATCTTGCAAAATCTTCAATACATACACAAAATTCAACAAACCGCTTGAAGCTTacaatgttttcaatcaaattcAAAACCCAGATATAGTTTCTTGGACTTGTCTAATCTCTCTTCATTTAAATACTGATCGTCCATTCGAGGCTCTATTGGTTTTCTCAAAATTGAGTTCTTTAGGATTAAAACCAGATAGTTTTTCTGTTGTTGGAGCTCTTACAGCATGTGGTCGGAGTGAAAATCTTGGGCATGGAAAAGCAGTTCACGGTATGATTTATAGACATGAATTGGTGGCTTCAGGATCGATTGTTGGAAATGCTCTGATTGATATGTATTCAAGAAATGGGAAAATCGAAGTAGCTCAGATGGTTTTTGATGAGATGAAAAGTAAAGATGTTGCTACTTGGACTAGTTTGATGCATGGGTTTATCAAGTGTAATGATTTAAGTTCTGCACGTAGTTTGTTTGATAAAATGCCGGAGAGAAATTCGGTTTCCTGGACTGCAATGATAACTGGTTATATCCAAGGTGGGAAACCAATTGAAGCACTGGAGATATTTCAGAAAATGAAATCAGATGGAAATGATCATCCAACTGCGGTAATGACTGTGGCGGTGCTTTCTGGTTGCGCTGATGTTGGAGCACTTGATCTTGGCCAATTAATCCACGGTTATGTTATGAAAACTTATCTAAATTTGGATGTAACTGTGAAAAATGCATTAATGGATATGTATTGCAAAAGTGGAAGCCTTGAAAGCGCAGAAAAGATCTTCAAAGAGATCTCGACTAAGGATAACTTTTCATGGACAACAATGATTCTGGGGTTTGCAGTTCATGGCAGTGGAAAACGTGCTCTTGAAGTATTCTCTGAAATGTTAGAATCTGGAGATTACCCGAACGAGGTGACATTTGTTGCTGTTCTTTCAGCTTGCAGTCACGCAGGGCTGGTCAATGAAGGTCGAAGATGGTTTAATTGTATGCTGAAAATGTACCATTTGGAGCCAAAAATCGAGCATTATGGATGTATGGTTGATTTACTAGGTCGTGCTGGTCTTGTTGAAGAAGCAAAAGAGCTGATTGAAAATATGAAAGTTCCACCAGATGGGATTATTTGGAGATCACTGTTGAGTTCTAGTATTGCTTGCAAGAATTTGGAAATGGCTTTACTGGCGGGAAAGAAAGTAGTTGAACTAGAACCCAGTGATGATGGAGTTTATGTACTTTTGTGGAACATGTATTGTTCAGTAAATCATTGGGAGGAAGCTATAAAGATGAGAAAGTTGATGAAAGATCGAAGAATTAAGAAGAAACCTGGGCGTAGTTGCATCGAGATTAATGGTGTTGGTAATCAATTTCTTGCTGAAGATAAGACTCCCAACCCGGGTACAGAAACCCAGTTGGTTTTAGAAAGAATGGCCCAGGTGATGAAGGTTGATAATTCTTATCTTTTCGGGATTGAATTTTATTGATCTCATCCTTGGATGGTGTCATTTTCACAGTTCGTGTACCAACCTGAGCATTGGATTGAGGACACGATCCGCACTCTAGGAATTTCTTAGAACATCAAATTTGGTAAAAGATCACAAATTCCAGTCTTCAACCAGAAGTAATATCATTGGCCTGACTGAGTAATTTGGATAACTTTGTCCAGGCTATCAATTTAGACTAAAGTCATCAGTAGCAATTCAAGACCATTTGAAACCGAAATTGAAGGTAATAATCAAAATCCCAAAGGTCCCTCCCCTCCCGCCTACTTTACTCTCTGGTCTGCCTGATATCATTCTCATTAACTTGCAACTTTCAAACAAAATTAAGACCTCAATTTGCTTGGGAAACAAAAATGCTCTGTATTGTCTATGGacagggaaaaaaaaaactacaaagaaaattgatggatgtcaaaagaaagatatatgCATGCATGCATGCAGCAGCAGGTGTGATTTGTTCAGGTATATGTAAGATGACCACAGGGGTTGTTAATACAGTCAAGAGCAGTGCTGTGATTCTCCTAAGGGTTGATAAAGCCTCGTCCTATCATTAAGGTGGTAGATTCACGAAACATCATCTTGATGTAAATTGAGCAAAGGCCCTGGAAGGAAGTGAGATTTAGGAAGTCCGCCAGTGTTTTCATGAAACTCAAATGGTATCCCCGGTGCAATCATGTCTTGTCCAGCATTTAAATCAAAAAAGAAGTCACCTGCTGGGGCATATCTTTGTTCAACGTTTAGCTGTCCATGTGCAGTTGCTAATTCTCTTTCTTCCACTACCCTTCCATGGTTCCTCATCTCCGCTGTACTCCTCATCTCCACTGTATCCCCTGCATAAACTGGTCTAGTTCCTTTTTTCCCACGAACAAtctgagaaagaaaaaaacagacATCAATCACAACTTTTCGGACATAGCTGAATACCAGCAGAACAGGTTGATCATAATACCTAAATGAGACGACAGCTTGGGCCCATACTGTGGATAACACTATTTTACATTATTTTCTATAAAAATGTCCTCAACTAATCAAAACCTTAAATCAATTAGATAATTGTACGCTAATAATGTCAGGAGGTCTAGCGAGAGAGAGACACAACTTACAAATTTTCCAGAATTCTCTTCTCTATAAACAATGAAAAAATCCCCTGCTTGGAGGTTATGCATCTTTACAAAATCCCCTAAAGAAAAGTTGAAACTCCGGTCAGAAGAGTACATGCAAATAGAGCAAATTGAGCACAACTGTGATAGCAAAGCCAGAGATATGATTACAATAAATTTGTACATGCCTGTATTTTCCATAACATACATCCTACTTTTGTTGTTTGGCCAGTACCTACAAAGAAGAACAAGTAATAAAGGACTTGGAATATTAGATATTTTGATTCCAAACTTAAACAATTGCTGCATAGATATTTGGATTCCAAACATAAAAGCTTTGATGTCCTCAAAAGCATTAGGTATTTGGATGCCAAACTTAAACAATTGCTGCATAGATATTTGGATTCCAGACTCAAATTACAATCACCAGTAATTCCGCTTTAAAATAATACTTCAACATACCTATACTTAAATTTCCACTCAACTGAGTAGTTCATGTCTTCCATTTGTAGGATAATTCCATCTTTTGCCTCTAATGGAGGTAGGTTCGCCTCTGCGTCTTTCTAGAAAAGGAAATCCAATTGTTA comes from Papaver somniferum cultivar HN1 chromosome 7, ASM357369v1, whole genome shotgun sequence and encodes:
- the LOC113295968 gene encoding pentatricopeptide repeat-containing protein At2g22410, mitochondrial-like, which produces MRSYCHHLLQTCRNLEQLKQIHAQTSTQGLHHLQNLSCKIFNTYTKFNKPLEAYNVFNQIQNPDIVSWTCLISLHLNTDRPFEALLVFSKLSSLGLKPDSFSVVGALTACGRSENLGHGKAVHGMIYRHELVASGSIVGNALIDMYSRNGKIEVAQMVFDEMKSKDVATWTSLMHGFIKCNDLSSARSLFDKMPERNSVSWTAMITGYIQGGKPIEALEIFQKMKSDGNDHPTAVMTVAVLSGCADVGALDLGQLIHGYVMKTYLNLDVTVKNALMDMYCKSGSLESAEKIFKEISTKDNFSWTTMILGFAVHGSGKRALEVFSEMLESGDYPNEVTFVAVLSACSHAGLVNEGRRWFNCMLKMYHLEPKIEHYGCMVDLLGRAGLVEEAKELIENMKVPPDGIIWRSLLSSSIACKNLEMALLAGKKVVELEPSDDGVYVLLWNMYCSVNHWEEAIKMRKLMKDRRIKKKPGRSCIEINGVGNQFLAEDKTPNPGTETQLVLERMAQVMKVDNSYLFGIEFY